Genomic window (Lycium barbarum isolate Lr01 chromosome 2, ASM1917538v2, whole genome shotgun sequence):
GTTATCCATAATGTTTCTGTAGCATCATTCTAGATTGCAATAAACAACAATAACTACCCAGTGACTGCTTGGGAGAAACTGATGCATTATATTTTGAAAGCTTAGACTTAAATTAATTTTGGCAGCTATCATTTCCCCTCctttaattattttcttttccttcttaTTATGTTTTTCAGAAGGGGAGATATACTGTGGTCAATCTAGTTCTTTAAGTTTTCCAAAATGCTGTATCTGTTAGCATTGCTTGATTTACACTTCTAATCATGTCTTATTGGTTTTTTTTTCTGTCTCTATCAGAGAAATGAATAGAATTTCTTCTGTTTCTAGGATAAAGTCACCTGCTTGTGTCTGATAAAAAGAAATCGCCAGGTGAATCAACAATTGGTTGCTAAATTCTAACTCTCTTGGGTTCCAGATGTTGGAGATGTAACTTCTAAGCACTTCATAGGTTTTCATTTGGAGCTTCCAAACTTCTTAATTGAggattttctttcctttattggGGTTGGTTTTTAGGGCTTGTCAGGTTTTATATCAGTTCAGGAAATTTTAACCTAGCAAATTTTTGAGCTATAGTCAACTGATATTAAGCGCGTGTTTATCATGAGAAAATGTTTCCATGAAGGAGTTACTTTCTAATGTTTGGTTGCCAGAAAACGTAATCAAAATGGGGAAAATGATTGGCTGAAATTATTTTCCGCTTGACTATCTTAACTTTTTTTTCAATAACCAAATTAATTTATACGAGCAAAGAAATTACGGGTTCGAGCCTTGCGCCATGCGAACTAAGCATGGTATATAAGTGAGAAGAGTAGACGGGTGGACCCGTTATCCCCCAGCTTCGAAGGCTGCGGTTGTTCCTATTTCTccactattaaaaaaaaacataatattaCCTTCTCAAAGTAACACTTAAACATTGTTTATTGATGTTTAGTACTTAAAAGTTTCATCAGAATACTCTCCAATTTGATCTTACTAATTTTAATATGTGGTTTTTCCGGAAAATATTTTCCATCACTAACCAAACAGCGTAAATCATTTTCTGGAAATATATTTCTCGGTGATCATTTcctaggaaaatattttccactaAAATGACCTCAGTCATACCAAACACGCACTAACGCTTCTTCCTTTTACAATGTCGAAGTTCTTGTGGTCTTGTGAATTCATTGACTTTTAACAAGGCAAGCTACTCAGTAGTATGTGACATTTGTTTAGTTTGACTAGTTTTTAAATTGTTCAGCAGGATTGCAATGAGTTTAATTTTTCTCTATCTTACTCCATTCCTCAGGTTCCAGGTGAAAAAGAAATCTTTCTTCCGCAATTTCAGCACTATCATGCTTTTTGGGGCAGTTGGCACCTTGATATCATTCATTACGATATCGTTAGGTGTGTTTTTCTATCCTTTCcatcttttgttttttgttttcccGTTTAGGAAGTTTCATCAAACTTattacattcatgattcatccatTAGTAATAACGTCTATTTTCATGATCAGGTGCCATTGGCATTTTCAGGAAAATGAATATTGGAAGCCTTGAAATTGGAGATTACCTTGGTACTTCCTGTTGTTTCCTCTTATgttatttattttcaaaattgtTATTGATAACTTCTCTGCTTGTCGCTCATCTTTCTTTGTTCGTTTCCAGCTCTTGGAGCAATCTTCTCTGCAACAGATTCTGTTTGCACCTTACAAGTAAGTCATACTTACCCAATAAATGAACCATAAGTCGTAGCACTGTAGGCTGGTTAGATTAAGCTGCTCTCTAACTGATCAAGCATGTTCTTTGGAAAATGTGTAGGTGCTTAGTCAGGATGAAACACCCTTATTGTACAGTCTGGTGTTTGGGGAAGGTGTTGTAAATGATGCCACATCTGTAGTTCTGTTCAATGCTGTCCAGAACTTTGACTTATCTCATATCAACACAACCAAAGCTCTGCAATTAGTTGGAAACTTTCTATACTTGTTTGCCTCAAGCACCATCTTAGGGGTTGCTGTGAGTCTCTCTCTCTCAGCGCATGCTTGTGTGTACTTTTTGATTTCGTGTGTGTGTGTTGCACTATTGACGCATGACCGATATTTAATTATTTCCCTGATGCAGGCTGGTCTACTGAGCGCTTATATAATTAAAAAACTCTACTTTGGAAGGTGCGTATGTATTTGCTTACACAAATAAACATCCTTTTGTATGCTCTTATTAGGTAGTTGCAATAGGCAAATATTTGGATATAATACATATTTGTCCTGAAGTTGGCAACTGCGGGCTTGTGCGAGAGACTAGTCAAGAAAATTGACGACCGGTGTCTTCTTAGAATTTTTGTTCTCTTAGATTGCACAATTTTAAGCTTACATGATAGAGAATAAAGATATAGTCTCAGATAAAGGACTTTGATTACTTACTTCTTGATGAACTCCAGGCACTCCACTGATCGTGAGGTCGCTATAATGATACTCATGGCTTACCTATCATACATGCTTGCTGAAGTAAGTTTCTCGACTAAGTTAGTTGCTAACTTTTTTCTCTTTACCTAAGAAAATTAATCACTCCATTTCTTGGAAATATTCATCTTTCTATAGAGTACACTGAAAGTCTAAAACTATGTTGATTGCAGTTATTCGGTTTAAGTGCTATTCTCACTGTGTTTTTCTCTGGGATCGTGATGTCTCACTACACCTGGCATAATGTGACTGAGAGCTCAAGAGTCACCACCAAGTATATCGTACAACTTTTCGAACTATATGGATGGAGTGTGTTCAATTGCTCCTCTTGCAGCCCATAAGATGGTTTTATCCTAACATATGATCTTCAACTGTTTCCCAGGCACGCTTTTGCTACATTGTCATTTATTGCTGAAATATTCATATTTCTTTATGTTGGTATGGATGCTTTGGACATCGAGAAGTGGAGATCTGTAAGCGACAGGTGAATATTCTATATCATTGAAGTTCATTATATACTATTGATTATATGTAAGTGGCAAAAAATTTACATGATTGATGATTTTTTGTTTTAAATCTATTTGCAGCCCTGAATTATCAGTTCAGGTTAGCTCAATACTATTGGGTCTTGTTATGGTTGGAAGGGCGGCCTTTGTTTTCCCCTTGTCATTTTTGTCCAACTTGGTGAAGAAGTCTTCAGAGGAGAAGATTAGCTTTAACAAACAAGTATGTGCTAATAACTATAGTCTCTAATATCCCCTCAAATCACATAGCCTCTCATTTTACCCTTTGCTGATTTGCAGATTACAATATGGTGGGCTGGACTTATGCGAGGTGCCGTTTCAGTGGCTCTTGCTTATAATCAGGTAAAATACATGTATCTGTTATCGCGCTGTTACCAAATTTGGTGGCACTTTTGCATGTTACATGGTCTTAATTTCTTTTGACTTATTCCTTAATTTTATGCTTGCAGTTTACCAGGGGAGGTCATACTCAGTTACGTGGCAATGCAATAATGATCACAAGTACTATAACAGTTGTCCTTTTCAGCACAATGGTAAGATATCTAAACTATCTGTATACAATTTGACATACATACATGAAGTAGAGAAACATACACAAAAAGCGTGCGCCTTCATGGTCAAGAAATTGAGCATCTCGAGTGTTCTTTTCTTGTTTTGAGAACTTCAACTACATGCTTTCAAATAAAACTTTGAACCAGCCAGACTGGCAACATTCCTCTAGTACTTGTGTAATACTTCCTAGCTCATGAAAGATTTAGAAACAAGTTTCCAGCTAAAATTCATGGGTTTGACTGGTTATGCATCTAGCAAAAATACTTGGTACCAGAGTCTGTGTGGCTCCGAATATAAATTGCAAATCCCTAAGTTGAGCTCTAACAATGTTGCTAGTTATCATGCTGGCTCTCCGTGGTTCGGCAGCATAGGAGTGAAATATATAGGAGATTGTTTATGTTAACATCGGACGTGTCATTTTATTCAAAATAACTACTTCCCCTGATTCAAATGATAAAGTAAGGACTTCTGTGAGACCTATTCTTTCAACAAGAAACAATCCAAATAAAAGAAAGACTTGAGGAAAATTGGAACATTTTGAACGGGTTTTTAATGTTCTTGTTTTGGCTTTTACAGGTGTTTGGGTTGATGACAAAACCTATAATTAGATTATTGCTACCCTCACCAAAAAACTTGACCAGAATGATCTCTTCTGAACCGACGACCCCAAAATCCTTCATTGTGCCACTACTTGACAGTAATACACAAGACTCGGATGCTGATCTGGGCCAAAATGTACCCCGTCCCCACAGTTTGCGGATGCTCCTAACAGTCCCATCTCACACTGTACATCGTTACTGGAGAAGATTTGACAATGCATTCATGCGTCCCGTTTTCGGTGGACGAGGTTTTGTACCTTTCGTTCCAGGATCACCGACTGAACCAAGTAGTCTTAATTGAACTGATGGAGATCAGAAAATCGTTTCGGCCTTGCAGAAGGAAGGTGGCAGTTTTTTGGTTTGAGGTTTTGTTTTCTGTTAATAGCTATTGAGTGTTTCCATGTGGGCTAAAAAGGGGTTGTCTAGTTTATAGGTTGCAGATAAGTTTATTTATTTGAGTGATCATGTTTTCAGCTCAGTTCTTCCTTTTGGTGATTGCTGACAATTTCTGCGGGAATTCCTAGGTTTTCTCCctgacatattttttttttgagtaataTATCGGAACACCAAATAGGTGTATATTCTGTAATGCATGTGGCGTAGCGACCTTAATTATCTTGTAAAAATTTCTACAGGTTAGAGATTGGTTCTTGATATGTAGATTTCATATGGTTGTAACATTCTCATTGCTCAGGAAAGTTACTTTGATACAAAATTTCTGGTGAACTCTTGGCCGTTCAGTGCACATTTTTGGAAATTCCTAGGCTAATAGATAAGTCCTTGACGTCGTGGATGAATTTTTTTATATCCCTTCCTCATACCACTTAGCACTAGAGTTTGCAACCATATTCAGAAGAAATACGGGTTAAGTGCACAAATACGCGCTTTGGGGGATGCCATTTAACGCGCTAAGGTCAAACATAGACATTTTTTGAAATGATTTGCCAAGATCTAACTTCGGACATTTTTTACCGCAGTTATGGACTTGACAGGCTAAATTTACCTGACTTGGCAGGGTAACGTCAAACATTTTTTTATTGAAGTGCATGTAAAAATTAGCTAAGATGCAAGATTTCTTGGTCGGCGAAGACTTGAAGCTTTGGGAACATCGTTCTGGAAGACTTGCGAGGTTGAGACTTGAGAGGGATAGACACAGAAATAGATGGTACAAGAGAGGAGAGGAAACAACATAGAAGGTCGCCGAAGAGAAGGAAAAGCACATCTCCATTACCTCATCATTGAACCATCGACGTACACAGAAATCACCAGTGAGCACCACCACTATAAAAGGAAATAGGTTTTTCTTGTTCTATTATTTAAAGtcgttacaaaaaaaaaaaaaaaaaaaacagagagagagagagagagagctagtATCGCTACACAGTAtcggaaagaaaaggaaatagggTTCAATCAAGTGAGAAGGAGGGAATGGGgctaaaatgaaaagaaaagacatCGGAATGGAAGAAGACGAACAAGTTAAAAACGTGATGTATTAGTTCATGTTTTTATGATAGGTCAAGCATATCTTTCTTCTCATTTTATGGAATGGAAGAAGATGAACAAGTAAAAAATGTTATGAATTAGCTCATGATAAATTTGGTGGGCTTGCGGACAGAGGGGGAATCCAGGGTTCAAGAGGATAGATTCACGGATTTAACCCAGCACTTAACCAGTGTTACACTCAATCTTGTTTGACTATGCGTTCCTTCAGCTAATATTAGATACTATTTTCaggattatatacataatataccgagtttaATTGAGTGATCCTATACAAAAATTCGCCCCTGCTTGCGCAGTTGCGGTTACTTAATGCTCCATAATAATGACTTTCAGAAACTAGTGAACATTTCTATTATCTCCGTCACCCACTTTCCAGGAATACAATGAGCAAATAGTATATCGATAAGGCTACTATCTTAGGATCTTTTGCTGTGACTTATTCTCTTCCGTTATTTCTTTTTTGTATTGCTTGTCCTTGAGCCCTGCCGGagacaacctctctacctcccaagataTGCGTACACTCTAACCTCCCCAgatcccactttgtgggatttcacagggtatgttgttgtttcttTCTCATAACCGACAGCTTTTTTACCACTTCAATGTATAAAAAGGGAAGTCTTCAAAGAGAATCCAGATGACTAAAGACCACAATTTGAATCACACTGTAGTAGTTCATGTTCCAACAGTTCCATAATTGTATGGTTGCCAGTTTTAACTTTTCCTACTCCCTATTAACTATGTGAAAAAGAAAAAGTGAAAGAGATTCATTTTTGGACATGGCAAGGTACTTCTAGTTATTAATGGGATGATATTACACGACAATTAAGAAATGAGCAGGAAAAAATAGACCAACCCAATTGTCATTTGCTCTGCTCTAGCAAAGTGCTTCCAGAATACATAACTATTACTCCATCCTTCACTGAAACTTTCTTTTTCCTTATGAACACTTTTACATACtactcatttaaaaaaaaaaaaactcgttaGGTTGACAGCTAAAAAAGATGCAATGTCAATATGCTGAAGAAATTGTAAGCTCCTAAGCAATTACAATATACCAAAGCCAAACAAAATCCTTGTTAAGCACGTACAAGATATCCAATGGTGAGACAAATCAATGCAACCATGCAAAGGAATAACGGGGGAAAACCAACTTGAGCTCTCCTTCCAACACCCTTTGTCCTTAGTAATGCCTGTAAAAAATGACAGATTCAAATTTTAAAGTTAAGAGACAGCCTTGAGGTAAATATGACTTCCATTTACTGTGAAGTCAATTTAACTCAATATAACGAGTCTTGAATCAATCATCATTGTAATTAACTGAGCAAGTGATTTTCCTATACATATGCAGCATCGAGTTGCATGCTGGAAGAACTAGCGAGCTTTATCGTGTCATTAGGAGGAAGCTAATTTATGATCAATTAATCAATTCTTTAGGAAGTTCTTCATTGCGAAAGATTGGAAAATGTTGTTCTTACTGAGGACATTTATTACACCTCAACTCAGAAAGCAAAGCATAAATGTAGAACTTAGGGCAATGGATAAGAGCTGAGTTTCTTTGAGATTCGAAAGACAACAATATCTAGCAGGACTCTATACTCCATTGTAATAGAGAGGAGCATACATTGTATTCTCTAAAGAACAAAATCAGCATAGCCTTAATCAGCATAAAATGGAGATAGAACACTTTAAGAGAAGTTGCGCTTCTGCCTGAAGCGCAAGAGCAAAATTGCTTCAGATTCTAAAGCAACTCTGGCAGGGTCATTCATTTCTTTGTTTTTATGTACATAGGATCAGCATCCTAACTGCTTCATCAAACTTCTTCCACATAAATGGCCCTGATTAATCTTATCACTCTACAAATTCTGGATTATTTAACAATTGAGTTTTAGGAGGTGAAAAGGTTCTGCAATTCCCAATTATTGTCAGTTAGCAGTAGGGAAATCAACAATAAACTCCTCATTAACCTGGTAACACTCGTTCAACCTGGATGGTTCATTATCTTGGCTTTCTCTTAGGAGATATTAGGATAATAGCAGCACAATTTGTTACAGAAAAGCACAAGATATATACACAAAGAGTACAAAGAAGAGAGACAGGTCACTAACCAATTCTTGCTTCAAAGTTTCCATGTCTTTGATGGTACTTCGCTCCTCTTCTTTAAACTTTGCAATTACGCGTTCAGCCTGTAAGTAAATTTTCATCAAGTTCCGAACTCTTTGTTTCATATAGAAATGCTAGGCCACAAGATTGCTAAAGGATCCTTGATTAATCTGCGCCAAGGGGTGAGAGAGTGTGTGTGTTGGGGTGGGGAACAAAATGCTGCAGGCTTTTAACAGTTGCTTACCGACTAAAACCAGTACGAGTTCACTATCCTGGTTTGCAGGACATAGAGGGATGCAGTGATGGTGCATAACCAAATATACTCAAAATTGTAGAGTACCAAGAATCTAGTACAAGAAGACTAACCTCAATTAGCTGAGAATCCAGTGAATTTATCTTAGACTTTAGCTCCTCAACATCTTTCGATAGTGACAATTTTGTCTCCATGTTTAGATGTCTTGGTTTGACAACCTCATTGGTACTAGACTCCTTGATCTTAGGAGAATTCAACTTGACGTCTTCCACAGTCTTTGCCAATCTTGGCTCCTCTTCTTCTGCATCAAAAACTGCAGCCTTGTTGTTCTCAACCACCTGCATTGAGAAGCAATTGTCAAATAAATCGTCACAGCCCAAAATGTTGTCACTTGTCACTATATAAACGTCTTTTACAAATACCTGACACATTTTTCCGTCAACCTCATCAATATTGGGCTCTATATTTTTTGCAAAGTTCAAATCTGTGACGTCCACAATTTTACCCAATCTTGGCTCCTCTGTTTCTTCGTCAAATTTAATATCCTTGTTGTTCTTAACCACCTGTATTTATGAAGAAAACTTTTCCAACTGGATTATCACAGTTTCAGAAAAGGAAATGTGTTAAGATAATATGTTTTTCTCTTGCTGACAATGACCAACACCAGCCGCACCAAAATTTAATGTCATCAAATTTTATTAGCTGACCCAAAAGGTATGGAAATATGCAAGGTAAAATCGTGACCAACCAGTAATTCACTACTTGACATTCTCTATGGTTTTTATCAGATAACTAAATACCCAAATCCTGGAAGGCACTTCCATACAGGTTAGTAAAAAGTGACGATAACGCAACATACAGTTTGAGCTGGAGGAAGATTTTCAACTCCATTTGGAAATTTTTCCTGTTGCATTGAAGTCTCAATAGATGCACCTTGCTTGGAATTTCCATTAGCTGCCTGCAGAACTGGAGACTGGGTTGGGCTAACCAGAACTACCTTTAATTTGCACTCTTCCATATAATTTCCATTATCTTTGTTGAACTGGAGAAAAACCAAAATGAAAATGAGAAACTataaaatactccctccggatcaaaaagagtgtccacttagcctttgtttcttgggtcaaaaagagtgtccacttatcaaatcaagaaagaattaaccttagcTTTCCAAATTTTCCCCTATTAAGTGCTACGTGATCAAATCCCAAAACCTATTTAATTAGTGGCAATTTattcaaattacctatttttttctaggagttactattttcttaaggggtgtgcaaagtgGACACTCTTTTAGTTCCGGAGAGAGTAGTAGATTCAGATGATGCACTGCAAATTTTTACCATGCTGGATGGAATTTCCTCTTCACTAGTTCCAAAAGGGACAACTGTGCACTGAATCAAGAATTTATCCTTGCATTGCATATCGGATGGAGCGGTCCTCTGAGCTTGCATTGTAACTGCATCCCAAGATAAGATCAGTATCAGAAACTGAAAAATGCTGTTGTGACCAGGGTCCCAATTAACCAGCACAGAGCCAAAGTTCAACACATTTTTGCTTGGTTGGACTAGTTGTACTATATACTATTTGAATTCACAGTCAAATATGAGACAAATACTATTTTCAGGGTCAAATCTGACATGACATATCTTGTGAACTCATCTTGATGGGTCAAATCACCAGCACCTCAAACTACCATCAAGCATGAGCATAGAAAGGAGAATACTTAGTTGAATGAAACTTCCTCTCACATGTTGATTATCTCCACATTGACGTTTACATCACTAAAAAGATTCAGTAAACAGGTGCAGTAACAGAAGCAACATATATTTTACTGCAATGTCTTCGCCGCCAAACTCATAGATGACTACTCACTTGAAGAAGCATGCTTAGCAATGCAAGGATAACTGACTTCATCGGTGTCAATGAATGTGATCAAGTAAGGGAAATTATATATACCTGTGAAGTCATATGTTGACTTTGGTTTGATAACACCTATATTAGGCCGGACACAGTATTTCTTAGGTGATGTGGTCTTCacctgaaaaagaaaaaagaaacagaGTTGGATGGCCTTTCTCTAAATCTCAACAAGAGGAAGCTGTGCATGTATCTCATCCCTAAAAAGTTTATGTGAATGGCTTGTTATTCATATTGTCAACAAAATTATCATACCTTGAAAGCTACATATTGGTCTGTGATATTAGCTATGTGAACTGCACATGAACTTTGTTTCTTCACCTCAACTAAAACCAAAGATAAGAGTTAGAAGCACATCCTTCAATCCAACACAAGTACAAAACGAGATAATAGGTGCTTATGAAGCGCAACTCAAAAATAAGCAGACATCTTTGATGTATCCTAATCTGCTAGTCTCAAATGTTTAACTCTTTATTAAACTGTCTTCCTCCTGAACCGCGAAGGTGTTATAAGAAACATTTCTTATCTGGCTAAATGTCAAATAGTGATAAACGATAGCTAAGGTAGTTAAATCCAGTAATTACCTTTTTCATCTATCAACCCAAGTAGAGCATAAGAGATTAAATAACATCTTAATTAATTGCCTTTTCAGTACCTCTGGATACCATTACAAGCAATGTGAGAAACACACATCTAGTAATGCTAGAAGATATGCAACCACAACAGGCTTCCTCAGCTTAGTGTAGTCAAAAACAACTCATTACCACTCAAAATAGTAGTCCATAACAAAGGCAACTCTGTACATTGATTCGATCAAATAGCATGTATTCTTGGTTTAGCTGATGGTGATGCTTTCATATGTTTAGTTCGATATGGTTGGTGCTGAATGCAATTGAAGGCCAGAAAATGCCAAGCGCACCCCATATTTCTTTGTAATTTCACTCTTTATTAAATTTGTAAGGAAGTCACTGCAAAGTTTCAAGTACTTACATGCGAACCTGAGTTCACGAGGTTGAATCTCCACTAGTGGTGTGTTTGTCATTATTCTTGACCTGCAATCATAGTAATAAGTTACTCAACAAAGCAAAACAGAAACACCACAAAATAAAAATGAGCAAAAAAAGGACAAGGGATGGCCTGGGAAAACATAATCAGGTGCTTCTATAGTACTTAACATACTTTCAACTTAACAGGTCCAAATCAGAATCAATTAACCGCACTGCCGGCTTATCTGACTGCAAAAGAAATTTGTACATCAAAACATTGCTTTACTTAACAACATcaatatagagcccgtttggatgggcttttGGCTTATCTttgttattttggcttaaaaaataagtgcttaaaagcactttttttatcttacccaaacactacaaaagtgcttaaagttattttggcctaaaatccaaacaggctcatacaTAATATAACACTAACATTTGTATTCTAAGGCTTGAAGCCAGAAAACAGCAGGCAAATGTTGAATTGAATGAATCGGAGTTAGTGCAATATAAGTTCAGTATCAGTAACAGCAAAGCAACATCAAATCGAAGCATGTAGTTGAAGTAAATACTCAAACTCGGGAAAACCACTTAGAATTTGCTTCGATTTAGTTAAAAGTAAGTGGTTGAATGGATAGTAAGTGATGTTAAGCACTTGTGAGAATGTTACTAAGTAGTAAACTGAGGCAGAtcagatctctctctctctttctctcactCACACACGCATATAATTTTGTATCGACTGATTTCAAATTGTGGTAGTAGTTATAAAGTTGAATCAGAGAAATCAAGTAAAAGTCCAATTTGAAATGCAAAAACTAACTTTAAACAAAGTGATCAAGTAATCATACGACAAATCaacaacttaaaaaaaaaaaaaaaaaagagtaataaAGCAAACTCAGATTGCTTACAAGATATTCAAATTCAGAAGACAGAATTCTCCGGTTCAGATGAAAGCCAATTGTGACGGAATTGAGAAGGTGATGTGAAACACTCAGAAGAAAGTAGTTGCAAAAATGgtgtgaagaagacttgaagccAAAGGATGTGGAAACGGttgcgctctctctctctcttaacgGAGTTATGATTAAATTACCTGCAGCGCTCCATACTCCTCCTTTCAATTTATTAatgcgtcttttttttttttcttttttcttttttccaattTTACGCgtcgtcagttttttttttttttttttgaaaaaacatTCTGATCAAATATTAATCAAATCAAAGGTTGAATGCTTCATAAATTAagctcccgtttggccataagaattattcattttattccgaaattattcactttttttgggaatcaacgtttggccatgaaaatttcgaatacaacttgaagttgtattctggAATACccaaaactcaaaaaacttgtttttaaaaaaaaaaatcatttttttttacttttttacaactacatttcatcaaaaattataatttcgaTCTAGTATTCACTCCATAGTGTCAAATTCCCTCTAAAAGTTACTATAAATAGCAAACGTTTGTTTGTTTGGACCAAAATGGTCCTCGACGTTAGTCAAGTGGAGCATTTAAGTTCCTTCCCATTAACGGAGCTCCAGCTCCACACTAATTTGTTAGATGCCTTTTGGTTTAGGTTAGAGGAGAATTAATCTCTACATAAAATTTAGACATAATGGTCAAAAGTCACATCTCAAGTGTTATTTTTAGTGAGTTTTTTCTAACTAAACTATCACTAATTTATTAAAAGGCACATCGACTAATATCTAATAGTGCGCGGTGtacatttttttatttgtttaaaaaTGGTGCCAAGTGGCACTC
Coding sequences:
- the LOC132626858 gene encoding sodium/hydrogen exchanger 2-like is translated as MGFDFGILLASLNKLSTSDHQSVVSINLFVALICACIVIGHLLEENRWMNESITALVIGLCTGVVILLISGGKNSHILVFSEDLFFIYLLPPIIFNAGFQVKKKSFFRNFSTIMLFGAVGTLISFITISLGAIGIFRKMNIGSLEIGDYLALGAIFSATDSVCTLQVLSQDETPLLYSLVFGEGVVNDATSVVLFNAVQNFDLSHINTTKALQLVGNFLYLFASSTILGVAAGLLSAYIIKKLYFGRHSTDREVAIMILMAYLSYMLAELFGLSAILTVFFSGIVMSHYTWHNVTESSRVTTKHAFATLSFIAEIFIFLYVGMDALDIEKWRSVSDSPELSVQVSSILLGLVMVGRAAFVFPLSFLSNLVKKSSEEKISFNKQITIWWAGLMRGAVSVALAYNQFTRGGHTQLRGNAIMITSTITVVLFSTMVFGLMTKPIIRLLLPSPKNLTRMISSEPTTPKSFIVPLLDSNTQDSDADLGQNVPRPHSLRMLLTVPSHTVHRYWRRFDNAFMRPVFGGRGFVPFVPGSPTEPSSLN
- the LOC132626859 gene encoding vesicle-associated protein 2-2 gives rise to the protein MTNTPLVEIQPRELRFAFEVKKQSSCAVHIANITDQYVAFKVKTTSPKKYCVRPNIGVIKPKSTYDFTVTMQAQRTAPSDMQCKDKFLIQCTVVPFGTSEEEIPSSMFNKDNGNYMEECKLKVVLVSPTQSPVLQAANGNSKQGASIETSMQQEKFPNGVENLPPAQTVVKNNKDIKFDEETEEPRLGKIVDVTDLNFAKNIEPNIDEVDGKMCQVVENNKAAVFDAEEEEPRLAKTVEDVKLNSPKIKESSTNEVVKPRHLNMETKLSLSKDVEELKSKINSLDSQLIEAERVIAKFKEEERSTIKDMETLKQELALLRTKGVGRRAQVGFPPLFLCMVALICLTIGYLVRA